The window tcaggatggcagccggtgactagtcatagaccatagaatcatagatcatagaatttacagtgcagaaggaggccattcggcccatcgagtctgcaccggctcctggaaagagcaccctacccaaggttaacacctccacccataacccagtaaccccacccaacactaagggcaattttggacactaagggcaatttagcgtggccaattcacctaacctgcacatctttggactgtgggaggaaaccggagcacccggaggaaacccacgcacacacagggaggatgtgcagactccacacagacagtgacccaagccgggaatcgaacctgggatcctggagctgtgaagcgattgtgctatccacaatgctaccgtgctgcccaaagctgGTGTACCtctggggtctgtgctgggaccacaacttttcacaatatacattaatgatctggaagaaggaactgaaggcactgttgctaagtttgcagatgatacaaagatctgtagatgggacaggtagtattgaggaagcaagggggctgcagaaggacttggacaagctaggagagcaggcaatgaagtggcagatgggatacaatgtggaaaagtgtgaggctatgcactttggaaggagaaatggaggcatagactattttctaaacggggaaaatgcttcggaaagcagaagcacaaagggacttgggagtccttgttcacgattctcttcaggttaatgtgcaggttcagtcggcagttaggaaggcaaatgcaatgttagcattcatgtcaagagggctagaatacaagaccagggatgtactcctgaggctgtataaggctctggtcagaccccatttggagtattgtgagcagttttgggcgctgtatctaaggaaggatgtgctgggacttggaaagggtccagaggagattcacaagaatgatccccggaatgaagagcttgtcgtatgaggaatgtttgaggactctgggtctggactcggagtttagaaggtgaGGGATCTTATTCAACCATACAATattctgcgaggcctggatagagtggaagtggagaggatgtttccacttgtaggaaaaactagaaccagagggcaccatctcagactaaagggacgatcctttgaaacagagatgaggaggaatttcttcagccagagggtggtgaatctgtggaactctttgccgcagaaggctgtggaggccaaatcactgagtgtctttaagacagagataggtaggatcttgattaataagggggatcatgggttatggggagaaggcaggagaatggggatgagaaaaatatcagccatgattgaatggcggagcagactcaatgggccgagtggcctaattctgttcctatgtcttatgatctataattgattcttgccatttccaatgattctgactgtgtcttcGGCGAATTTAAATGCTCATCTACCGCCACAATTACCTCTTATTTTGGTACattgtcaggcaatgttaactgcaatgtttttgccaaatctaaaagcctttttattagtctctgtaaggtactgcgtgtgaccttctccacccccaaaaacctcttCTGAAGGAGTCATTGTCCAcacacactccctatttaaacttgaaTACAACACTGTCTTTAAGGTCACtcagccaacccaatcacgaaagttagacttttatcccggacgagcccccaattgtgttatgggccagggttccccaaagtatatcatggagttcacctgatgtaCAACCTTTGATCGATTTTggctacgatgagcacaagagcctgcctttcagttgTTAGGcgcttttaattaaaaaataagctttattatataaatttagttaacatttaaaCAGACACAGTATgattttttatcaactacaaacataaagaccccacccagctacagtaatctatgtataacccttaatgaattcccccttaactgttccaattcaataacaaaattaaagtaaaacccgaaaccccttttcaaagatgCGGCCATCCCACGGCACTCTCAccggtataagacttgttattgatactctgtccCTCTTTTCAAACAGCGGGTTTGAatcccttccagaaagcaattatcttgtTTCCGTTATCAAGCAGACTGgaaacagctttttaaaatgaTGATAGAGAGAGACACGTCTTTCGATCTgggcagttcaaaccagtccaagcGCAAAGGGGAAGTAAAACCCGGAGCCACTGCCcagtaaaacccagagccacagcccagtaaaacccagagccacagcccagtaaACCCCAGATCCGCAGCCcagtaaaacccagagccacagcccagtaaaacccagagccacagcccacccccacaatgacatcactgaagccatgtgacaagacaaaaaactttctccaagggacattcccatgatcGGATggtcttcaatgggagagttaggggattaaggggatggtcttcgatgggacagttgggggattagagggatggtcttcgagggagagttgggggattagagggatggtcttctcTTCGGGCTTGGGGATGAAACGTGAGATGAAAGGTCTTGCTGTCAGTTCCATGtgttggaagtccagtcccagctCTCGGTGAGGGAGAGGAACGAGAGGTGGTTGACCTGTCTGGTGGAAAGACATCCACTGGTACACGTTTGAATCTTGGTCCCTTGGGTGAGCGGAGGGTGGGTGAACATCCTTTCCCGAGCACTAGCGTTAGAGATCGAGGGAGGCTTCCACAGGACTGGGGACATGACTGTTTATAAATAAGGATGGCCTATCGGAGAGTTGGGCCACGTAATTAGCCTGGTGCTGTCCTATTCTCCATtactctcgctttctctctctctctctgtgtggcagGAATGGAGTCCTTCAGCTCCAAGGATCTGGCCATGAAGGCCCAGAAGAAGATTCTGAGTCGGATGGCCTCCAAGACCATGGCGCAGTTCTTCATCGACGACACCAGCGCCGAGATCCTCGACGAGCTCTACCGCGTCTCCAAGGAGTTCACGGGCAACAGGGCGGAGTCGCAGAAGGTGCTGAAGAACCTGGTGAAGGTGGCGGTGAAGATCGGCGTGCTGTACCGCCACCAGAGGTTCAGCAAGCAGGAGCTGGCCCTGGCCGAGGAATTCAAGAGGAAGCTGCACCAGGGCGCCATGACGGCCGTCAGCTTCCACGAGGTGGCGTTCACCTTCGAGCAGAGCGTGATGACGGAGCTGCTGGGCGAGAGCCGGGACCTCCTGCTCAGGCTGGTGGAGGGGCACCTCACCCCCAAGTCCCACGGCCGCATCAGCCACGTCTTCGACCACTTCGCCAACGTCGACCTCCTGACGAAGCTCTACGCCCCGGACGGGGCTTACCCGGCCCACCTGCAGAAGATCTGCGCGGGGCTCAACAAACTGATCGAAGAGGGGACGCTATAGGGCCGCTCTGACCAACGgccggggtggtgggagggggaagggggggggagcggcgggcgggcgggggagggggggttcggtACTGCACGACACCAGGCCTGAAGGCACTGAGGACAATAAATGGACATGCCAGAACTGTTGGCGTCGCGGTGGGAGGACGAACACGGGAGGGATAACCTTTAACCTCTGTACGGAAACGGGAAACCGATGGGCGAGGTACCActggaataaaaaaaaacacacacacacccgcgccTGGTGTTATTCCGCAGAGCGCAGCCCGCTATGTACAAGCCACCCCATCCCCAAGACGTGGAGAGATCTCCAAAGAACACGGGTCAGGAGGTACCAAGGCCTCGGTTCTCCATTTATTCCCATTCCTGCTATTCCGCCATCTTCCGTTCCTAGACGTTCGCCAATATTGCTGCTCTCCTGTATCTCGACGCGAATCAATTCCTGCACCCAATGAgattatcattgaatttacagtgcaggaggccatttggcccatcgagtctgcaccggcttttggaaagagcaccctacccaaggtcaacacctccaccccatccccataacccagtaaccccacccaacactaagggcaattttggacactaagggcaatttatcgtggccaatccacctaacctgcacatctttggactctgggaggaaaaccggagcacccggaggaaacccacgcgcacagggggaggatgtgcagactccgcacagacagtgacccgagccggaatcgaacctgggtccctggagctgtgaagcaattgtgctaaccacaatgctaccgtgctgcccttaagaacaaattaatctacactccattattctaccttaatccatatgcctatccaatagctgcttgaaggtccctaatgtttccgactcaactacttccacaggcagtgcattccatgcccccactactctctgggtaaagaacctacctctgacatcccccctatatcttccaccatttaccttaaatttatgtccccttgtaatggtttcttccacccagggaaaaagtctctgactgtctactctatctattccccggatcatcttataaacctctatcgagtcgccccctcatccttctccgttctaatgagaaaaggcctagcaccctcaacctttcctcgtaagacctactctccattccaggcaacatcctggtaaatctcctttgcaccttttccaaagcttccacatccttcctaaaatgtggcgaccagaactgcacacagtactccaaatgtggcctgaccaaggttttgtgcagctgcatcatcacctcacggctcttaaattcaatccctctgctaatgaacactagcacaccatatgccttcttcacagctctatccacttgagtggcaactttcaaagatctatgaacatagaccccaagatctctctgctcctccacattgccaagaaccctaccgttaaccctgtattccgcattcatatttgtcctttcaaaatggacaacctcacacttttcagggttaaactccatctgccacttctcagcccagctctgcatcctatctatgtctctttgcagccgacaacagccctcctcactatccacaactccaccaatcttcgtatcgtctgcaaatgtactgacccacccttcaactccctcatccaagtcattaatgaaaatcacaaacagcagaggacccagaactgatccctgcggtccaccactgataactgggctccaggctgaatatttgccatccaccaccactctctgacttctattggttagccagttcgttatccaactggccaaatttcccactatcccaagcctccttactttctgcaaaagcctaccatggggaaccttatcaaatgccttactaaaatccacgtacactacatccactgctttaccttcatccacatgcttggtcacctcctcaaaaaattcaataagatttgtaaggcaagacctacccctcacaaatccatgctgactatccctaatcaagcaatgtctttccagatgctcagaaatcctatccctcagtaccctttccattactttgcttaccaccgaagtaagactaactggcctgtaattcccagggttatccctatttccttttttgaacaggggcacgacatttgccactctccaatcccttggtacgacccctgttgacagtgaggacgaaaagatcattgccaacggctctgcaatttcatctcttccttcccatagaatcctttgatatatcccgtcaggcccgggggacttgtctatcctcaagtttttcaaaatgcccaacacatcttccttcctgacaagtatctcctcgagcttatcagtctgtttcacactgttctcTCCAACAATACGGCCCCTCTCgtatgtaaatactgaagaaaagtactcgttcaagacctctcctatctcttcagactcaatacacaatcacccgctactgtccttgatcagacctaccctcgctctagtcattctcatatttctcacatatgtgtaaaaggccttggggttttccttgatcctacccgccagatttttcatgccctctcttagctctcctaatccctttcttcagttcccacctggctatcttgtatccctccagcgccctgtctgaaccttgtttcctcagccttacataagtctccttcttcctcttaacaagacattcaacctctcttgtcaaccatggttccctcacttgaccatctcttccctgcctgacagggacatacacatcaaggacacgtagtatctgtttgTTCTGATGTTTCTGTCACCAGCGGCGTTATCCTCACCCAACGCTCAAAACGCCGAGACTGAGGCCCTCGTTTCCCAAGAGAACGTGGAGGaggtggggaaagggggtggggggaatgtggggttCGCTTCCACAGGGAGGGGGTGAAAGTggggctcgctcccacagggagtgggggagaatgtgggactcgctcccacagggtggggagaaagtgggactcgctcccacggggagtggggggagaaagtgggactcgctcccacggggagtgggggagaatgtgggactcgctttgggggagaatgtgggtctcgttgccacggggagtggggaaggatgtgggactcgctcccagggggagtgggggagaatgtgggactggctcccacagggagtgggggagaatgtgggactcgctcccacggggagtgggggagaatgtgggactcgttcccacagggagtgggggagaatgtgggactcgctcccacggggaatggggggagaatgtgggactcgctcccacggggaatggggggagaatgtgggactcgctcccacagagagtgggggagaatgtgggactcgctcccacagggagtgggggagaatgtgggactcactcccacggggagtgggggtgaatgtgggactcgctcccaaagggtgtgggggagaatgtgtgacATGTTGGGCAAACCAGGACAAGGATAACAGATTTCCCTTTCTGAAGGGGTCCCCGATGGGGTTGTTGTAGACGACAATCACCAGCACTGAGGCTCATTTTCAATTGGCGATTTTTCAATTGACAGCAATTCCAGAAGCTTCCGTGACAGGAtgaccagcccactgcaccaccttctcTGCAAAGAGGGGGTGGAGTGAATGGGCTCAATCAGCCAGGCTCCAGCTCTGATAATCCTGCCCCcttgtagagggtgctttactctgtatctaaccccgtgctgtacctgtcctgggagtgtttgatggggacagagggagctttactctgtatctaaccccgtgctgtacctgtcctgggagtgtttgatggggacagtgtagagggagctttactctgtatctaaccccgtgctgtacctgtcctgggagtgtttgatggggacagtgtagagggagctttactctgtatctaaccccgtgctgtaactgtcctgggagtgtttgatggggacagtgtagagggagctttactctgtatctaaccccgtgctgtacctgtcctgggagtgtttgatggggacagtgttgagggagctttacctctgtatctaaccccgtgctgtacctgtcctgggagtgtttgatggggacagtgtagagggagctttactctgtatctaaccccgtgctgtacctgtcctgggagtgtttgatggggacagtgtagagggagctttacctctgtatctaaccccttgctgtacctgtcctgggagtgtttgatggggacagtgtagagggagctttcctctgtatctaaccccatgctgtacctgtcctgggagtgtttgatggggacagtgtagagggagctttactctgtatctaaccccgtgctgtacctgtcctgggagtgtttgatggggactgtgtagagggagctttactctgtatctaaccccgtgctgtacctgtcctgggagtgtttgatggggactgtgtagagggagctttactctgtatctaaccccgtgctgtacctgtcctgggagtgtttgatggggacagtgtagagggagctttactctgtatctaaccccgagctgtacctgtcctgggagtgtttgatggggacagtgtagtgggagctttactctgtatctaaccccgtgctgtccctgtcctgggagtgtttgatggggacagtgtagagggagctttactctgtatctaaccctgtgctgtacctgtcctgggagtgtttgatggggacagtgtagagggagctttactctgtatctaaccccgtgctttagctgtcctgggagtgtttgatggtgacagtgtagagggagctttactctgtatctaaccccgtgctgtacctgccctgggagtgtttgatggggacagtgtagagggagctttactctgtatctaaccccgtgctgtacctgtcctgggagtgtttgatgggacagtgtagagggagctttactctgtatctcaccccgtgctgtacctgtcctgggagtgtttgatggggatggtgtagagggagctttactctgtatctaaccccgtgctgtacctggcctgggagtgtttgatggggacagtgtagagggagctttactctgtatctaaccccgtgctgtacctgtcctgggagtgtttgatggggacagtgtagagggagctttactctgtatctaaccccgtgctgtacctgtcctgggagtgtttgatggggacagtgtagagggagctttactctgtatctaaccccgtgctgtacctgtcctgggagatgtCGACACTGAAGAGCGTGGGTGCTGAAGACCGGGAATGAGACACAGACAGGCCGCATGCATCACAGGAAATAAACTTTATTGGAGTACAAAATGTCTGTTCGACAGTTTTTAATTTTCCTATTGCACCCCGAAAGTGCCCCAATCGGTATCGATGAAGAGGTCAGTGACTGAGGAATTGTGTGACACTCAGCAAGTGTCTACACTGCCTCTTAAGACGTCGGGGGTGTTGCATACTGACATCGCTGTGCTGTGCTGCATCCGAACTATGGAGGAAGCGCCGGTTCCTGCACAGACGCACCGGTCTCCCGACTGTCAAATCTCCTCACAGCAGCCTCTCGAtgtgagggaggtggggcaggCTGGGCCATGCACGGGAAGGTCGCCTGGAGCGTTGGAAAGTGCGTAGTAAGTGCTATCGACGAAGGTGCGGAACTGACCGACAGTCACCCCGCTTGCCCGCTCTTCTCTCCTCGCCTCGGGCCCCCCCGTCCGCGCAGGTAGCGCGTCGGCGTGCTGCTCGACTGGGGTAGGAAGCATAACACAGCAGGCCCCGCGCTCGTGagcggcttgggggggggggggcggggggcaggaatcacagcctgTACGAGGAGGAAGCAGTGATGGAGATTGGCACCTTCATCAACAACttcgcaccccccaccccggcccgaaCAATTAAATCTACCCCCACAACACACAAGTACGAATGTTGAAATATTTAAACGATTGCACAATTCCCTAAATATCACAATAAACACAGGGTTCAGAGACACAGGAGTGATGGAGCGAACGAGCGAGACAGCAGCTTTTAGACAGAAGCGGACGGGCTGGTGTGGATCGGGTTCAAAAACCACACCagctgttcctcccccccccccccccccctccgtactGTCCCCTCTTTCTCCCAACGTCCAACAAAATGCATACCACCCacccagagaggggggggggggcgNNNNNNNNNNNNNNNNNNNNNNNNNNNNNNNNNNNNNNNNNNNNNNNNNNNNNNNNNNNNNNNNNNNNNNNNNNNNNNNNNNNNNNNNNNNNNNNNNNNNNNNNNNNNNNNNNNNNNNNNNNNNNNNNNNNNNNNNNNNNNNNNNNNNNNNNNNNNNNNNNNNNNNNNNNNNNNNNNNNNNNNNNNNNNNNNNNNNNNNNNNNNNNNNNNNNNNNNNNNNNNNNNNNNNNNNNNNNNNNNNNNNNNNNNNNNNNNNNNNNNNNNNNNNNNNNNNNNNNNNNNNNNNNNNNNNNNNNNNNNNNNNNNNNNNNNNNNNNNNNNNNNNNNNNNNNNNNNNNNNNNNNNNNNNNNNNNNNNNNNNNNNNNNNNNNNNNNNNNNNNNNNNNNNNNNNNNNNNNNNNNNNNNNNNNNNNNNNNNNNNNNNNNNNNNNNNNNNNNNNNNNNNNNNNNNNNNNNNNNNNNNNNNNNNNNNNNNNNNNNNNNNNNNNNNNNNNNNNNNNtaacttcattgaagcctactcgtgacaataagcgattttcatttcatttcatctccttcTGTTGCGACACCCTGGGCAAGGCGagcggtcaatcccagccccactggCCCCGGGGCCCCAACACCAGTCAATTAACCCAAAAATCCTTAGAAAAAGCTTTTGGCcgttggctgtccaataattatagtcagggaaacggagagaaacagccgacaccggagtgaaacccagagtgtttcactccggcgtcggaggccgctcctcgcccccattctcccccctgcccctgggggctaggagtggcggtgCGCgaatctcggccgctgggccttgatgcCTGCTTCAAAGCAACGCgacgagaatgacgcggctggcagcgccgaagtgacatcagccgcgcatgcgcggttgccgttttcccctccgctgcccccgcaagacatggcggcttgatcttgcggggcagcggagggaaaagagtgcgtctcttagagacgccggcccgacgatcggtgggcaccgatcgcgggccagatatctcctgagcacgcccgtggtgctcgatcctccctccgccccccccccacaggccccacacttactggtcgcacgatgttcacgccggcagcgaccaggtgtggttggcgccggcgtgaaccggtcggggtcgtcaggccgctcggcccatccgggccggagaatcgccggtcgccgtgagaaacggcgagtggcgattctccgagcggcgtcacgcaaaacacgacacgccattttgcgggggggggggggagaatcgcggagcGTACCAGGGCGGCGTgttgtgattcgcccggccccgCTGCGATTCtcacacccggcgtggggagcggagaatcgcgatgactaggtttgtaagttgaaacacaacgACTGTTCATTAAaaacagaaataaagatgaaatataGCAATTCCCCCTTTGTctgccccaccctttccccacacacagacaggacagagaaacacagagggggtggaaaggggtaaaaaaaaagTAATCAGGACAGGCTAGATGGGAGgatcagtgaaccatgtccacatgttctgggcatgcccaaaacttaggggatattggcagggattcgcggatgtcatgtccagggtattgaagacaagggtggaaatgagtccaggggtggcgatctttgggctgttggaaaacccgggtgttcaggaggagggagaggcagatgttctggccttctcctccttggtagcccggagatggatactggcttggagggagtctaggcctccgaagtcagaggcctggttaaccgacaaggcgagctttctcggcctggagaagatcaagttgccgcggacattcccccccccccacccgctggtTGGTCGAAGCCTCTGATTCACGGTTGGTGAAGACTATGccaggggcccgccgactggcgcgattcccttgtcaaagggaggtcatgtctgacaaatctgttcatgttctttgagggggtaacaaggaagttagacaaaggagaaccagtggatgtgatgtatttagatttccagaaggcctttgacaaggtgccgcatagcagactgttaaataagttaagagcccatggtgttcagggtaagatcctggcatggatagaggattggctgactggcagaaggcagagagtggggataaaggggcctttttcaggatggcagccagtgactagtggtgtgcctcaggggtctgtgctggtaacacaacttttcacaatatacattaatgatctggaagaaggaactgaaggcactgttgctaagtttgcagatgatgcaaagatctgtagagggacaggtagtattgaggaagccagggggctgcagaaggacttggacaagctaggagagcagGCAATGAAgcagcaaatgaaatacaatgtggaaaagtgtgaggttactcacttcggaaggaggaatttaggcacagactattttctaaatggggaaatacttcggaaagcagaagcacaaagggacttgggaagagagagggagagagagagagagaaggtggggagggagaggaagaggcaAATGGATGActtgcagagagagggagggagagagaaaagaggaagagagaaagaatGAGAGAAGCAGGAAGAGGAGAATTGGAAGCGGGGGAAGGGACTGGAAGATGGTCACAGTTGTTTGAGAGAACCTTCTGGAAGTGTGCGCGAGACAGAGAAGCGATAGGGATTGGTCTGAGAGGATATGTAACATTCCGATTAATCGCAGTTATTTTTCTTCCCAGATCCAAAGGCGAATATGGTCCCTGAAGACGATTCTGAGGTAATCGCAATCGAACGTCCCTCAGCCGATATTTCAGCCTCTTTCCTGTGGCGGCCATATTGCTTTTGGGGTCATGTGATCGCCGGCCCACCACACTCCTCCAATACAACATTGCCCCGTTTGGGAGGTCCAGGGTGGAAAGGGGGTCCTCCCAACGAGAGGGACTGAATGTCGAAGAATGGAGATGTTTACCCTCCTTCAGATTGGTCCcgttccctatctctctaacctcctccagcccctacacccccctccctatctctgtaacctcctccagcccctacaccccctccctatctctgtaaccacctccagcccctacaccccctccctatctctgtaacctcctccagcccccacaccccctccctatctctgtaacctcctccagcccacacccccctcctatctctgtaacctcctccagcccctacaccccctccctatctctgtaacctcctccagcccctacacccccctcccgatctctgtaacctcctccagcccctacacccccctccctatctctgtaacctcctccagcccctacaccccctccctatctctgtaacctcctccagccccctacaccccctccctatctctgtaacctcctccagccccctacaccccctccctatctctgtaacctcctccagctcctacaccccctccctatctctgtaacctcctccagcccctacacccccctccctatctctgtaaccccctccagctccctacaccccctcccgatctctgtaacctcctccagcccctgcaccccctccctatctctgtaacctcctccagccccctacaccccctccctatctctgtaacctcctccagccccctacacccccctccctatctccgtaacctcctccagcccctacaccccc of the Scyliorhinus canicula chromosome 30, sScyCan1.1, whole genome shotgun sequence genome contains:
- the tnfaip8l2b gene encoding tumor necrosis factor, alpha-induced protein 8-like protein 2 B — translated: MESFSSKDLAMKAQKKILSRMASKTMAQFFIDDTSAEILDELYRVSKEFTGNRAESQKVLKNLVKVAVKIGVLYRHQRFSKQELALAEEFKRKLHQGAMTAVSFHEVAFTFEQSVMTELLGESRDLLLRLVEGHLTPKSHGRISHVFDHFANVDLLTKLYAPDGAYPAHLQKICAGLNKLIEEGTL